A window from Lentimicrobium sp. L6 encodes these proteins:
- a CDS encoding leucine-rich repeat domain-containing protein, producing MNSTEILAKKLKQLYSYQSLNQMTIELIAAYQAKSQNLIQAIAHKVLDSSEESFTRQFSKIIQLFHPDKETYWKQRIDELLEYEDLEELRKLNSITIVQALLKEGVREQETIDPEVDFESEYVWEEQADEYSFHEEEEFMEEEIMDQEPDYISFYDAIKLRELGDLIKTFPTYYLEDFDEFELASSKIDSLDGLQYCKHVEVLDVSDNEIADLSVLWELTQVKELYLAHNQIFDIDVLSNLVGLKSLDISFNQVDDISPLFMLEELEFVNLMANPIPKIQMEKLKDKGVQILF from the coding sequence ATGAACTCAACAGAAATATTAGCCAAAAAACTAAAGCAACTCTACTCCTATCAAAGCTTAAATCAAATGACGATAGAGCTCATAGCTGCCTATCAAGCCAAAAGCCAGAATTTAATTCAAGCTATTGCACATAAAGTTTTAGATTCTTCTGAGGAGTCTTTCACTCGACAATTCTCCAAGATTATTCAATTATTCCATCCTGATAAAGAGACTTATTGGAAACAAAGGATAGACGAGTTATTGGAGTATGAGGATTTGGAAGAACTAAGAAAATTAAATAGTATAACAATTGTTCAGGCCTTATTGAAAGAAGGAGTTAGAGAACAAGAAACTATAGATCCTGAGGTAGATTTTGAGAGTGAATATGTATGGGAAGAACAAGCAGATGAATACAGTTTCCACGAGGAAGAAGAATTTATGGAGGAAGAAATCATGGACCAGGAACCTGACTATATTAGTTTCTACGATGCCATAAAACTCAGAGAACTCGGAGACCTCATTAAGACTTTCCCCACCTATTACCTCGAAGACTTTGATGAATTTGAATTGGCCTCCTCCAAAATCGATTCCTTAGATGGACTGCAATATTGCAAACATGTAGAAGTTCTCGATGTCTCGGATAATGAAATTGCTGACCTTTCAGTACTTTGGGAACTCACCCAAGTCAAAGAACTATATTTGGCTCATAATCAGATTTTCGATATCGATGTATTGAGTAATTTGGTAGGATTAAAATCGCTGGATATTTCATTTAATCAGGTTGATGATATCTCCCCTCTTTTTATGTTAGAGGAATTGGAGTTTGTGAATTTGATGGCTAACCCTATTCCAAAAATACAAATGGAGAAGTTAAAAGATAAAGGCGTTCAAATTCTGTTTTAA